GATCGATCCGACCGATCCGCGGGCGGTCGTCGCGCTGGCGCAGGAACAAGGCATCGGCCTGGTCGTGGTCGGGCCCGAGGCGCCGCTGGTCGCCGGAGTCGCCGACGCCTGCCGCGCCGCGGGCATTCCGGTGTTCGGCCCCAACGCCGCCGCCGCCGCGCTCGAGGGAAGCAAGGGCTTCACCAAGGATCTGTGCGCGGGCGTGGGTATTCCGACCGCCGGCTACATCCGCACAGACCGCATGGCAGCGGCGCTGGATTCGCTCGACAAGTTCGGCCTGCCGGTGGTGGTCAAAGCCGACGGGCTCGCCGCGGGCAAGGGCGTTACCGTCGCGGTGACCCGCGCCGAGGCCGAGGAAGCGATCCGCGCCGCGGGCGATGGCCCTTTGGTGATCGAGCAGTTCCTGGACGGCGAGGAAGCGAGCCTGTTCGCGCTTGTCGACGGCGAGGTCGCGGTGGTGCTGGCAAGCGCGCAGGACCACAAGCGCGTCGGCGAAGGCGACACCGGCCCCAACACCGGGGGCATGGGCGCCTACTCCCCGGCCCGCGTCCTGACCCCCGCGCTCCAACGCCAGGCGATGGATGAAATCGTGCTGCCGACCGCGCGGGCGATGGCGCAGCGGGGAACGCCCTTCAACGGGGTGCTTTATGCAGGATTGATGCTCACCGCCGACGGACCCCAGCTGATCGAATATAATGTCCGCTTCGGCGATCCCGAATGCGAGGCGATCATGCCGCGCCTCGACGGCGACGTCGCGCAGCTGCTGCTCGCAGTGGCGAGCGGTCGCCTTGGCGAGATCGCGCCGCCGACGCTCAAGAACCAAGTGAGCGCGACCGTCGTGGTCGCGGCCGAAGGCTATCCCGGTACCCCGCGCAAGGGTGGCACGATCGACGGGATCGAGGCCGCCGAACAGGTCGAGGGCGTAACCGTTTTCCACGCCGGCACCGCCCGCCACGGCTCGGGCGCGCTGCTCGCCGCCGGCGGGCGGGTGCTGGCGGTGACCGCGCTCGGCCCGACGCTCGCCGAAGCCCGCGCCCGCGCTTACCGCGGAGTCGACGCGATCGACTTCGCCGACGGTTTCCACCGCC
The Sphingomonas ginsengisoli An et al. 2013 genome window above contains:
- the purD gene encoding phosphoribosylamine--glycine ligase, whose protein sequence is MDILLLGSGGREDALAWAMRQSPSCGKLLAAPGNPGIARWADCVAIDPTDPRAVVALAQEQGIGLVVVGPEAPLVAGVADACRAAGIPVFGPNAAAAALEGSKGFTKDLCAGVGIPTAGYIRTDRMAAALDSLDKFGLPVVVKADGLAAGKGVTVAVTRAEAEEAIRAAGDGPLVIEQFLDGEEASLFALVDGEVAVVLASAQDHKRVGEGDTGPNTGGMGAYSPARVLTPALQRQAMDEIVLPTARAMAQRGTPFNGVLYAGLMLTADGPQLIEYNVRFGDPECEAIMPRLDGDVAQLLLAVASGRLGEIAPPTLKNQVSATVVVAAEGYPGTPRKGGTIDGIEAAEQVEGVTVFHAGTARHGSGALLAAGGRVLAVTALGPTLAEARARAYRGVDAIDFADGFHRRDIGWRELARERA